From Halotia branconii CENA392, the proteins below share one genomic window:
- a CDS encoding phosphatidylinositol-specific phospholipase C/glycerophosphodiester phosphodiesterase family protein produces the protein MKSLIRTLAVGVITASCYVGQAYADTVPDSLDYSVPRTHAHNDYEHEYPLFEALHNGFVSAEADIWLYDTDTDLRVAHDPVDNPLTLPTLEDLYLTPLQNLATQVNNGGIYADGTPLLLLVDIKSEGVSTYQRLHETLANYAVNNPGLFNTYTKNASGGYDMQKGAVNVVISGNRPRDYMLSQDIRYAAYDGRQDDIGMGIVPEFIPLISDNWNTFFNGDLAWDGTGTIPDDTKATLDDVVAQVHGENKILRFWNLPQDAPSVWGPLYDANVDLINTDNLTGLSEYIQSRQRQSVPEPSMTVALLGVLSTSLLLKRKLQSKSKLLG, from the coding sequence ATGAAAAGTCTCATTCGCACGTTGGCTGTTGGCGTAATTACAGCAAGTTGTTATGTCGGTCAAGCTTATGCCGATACAGTTCCAGATTCTCTTGACTATTCTGTACCGCGCACCCATGCTCACAACGACTACGAACACGAGTATCCACTCTTTGAAGCCCTCCACAACGGTTTCGTTAGCGCCGAGGCTGATATTTGGCTTTATGACACAGATACAGATTTGCGTGTTGCTCACGACCCAGTAGACAACCCCTTAACATTGCCTACTTTGGAAGATTTATATCTGACACCATTGCAGAACTTGGCAACTCAGGTAAATAATGGTGGCATTTACGCTGACGGCACACCTCTACTTTTATTAGTTGATATTAAGAGTGAAGGTGTTTCGACTTACCAACGCTTACATGAAACTTTAGCCAACTACGCAGTTAATAATCCGGGATTGTTTAATACTTACACCAAAAATGCTTCTGGTGGCTATGACATGCAAAAAGGAGCAGTTAATGTTGTGATATCAGGTAATCGACCACGAGATTATATGCTCTCGCAGGATATACGTTATGCTGCCTACGACGGTCGTCAAGATGATATAGGGATGGGTATTGTACCTGAGTTTATCCCCTTAATTAGCGACAACTGGAATACTTTTTTTAACGGCGATTTGGCTTGGGACGGTACTGGCACAATTCCAGATGACACTAAAGCAACCTTAGACGATGTCGTGGCTCAAGTGCATGGTGAAAACAAAATCTTGCGCTTTTGGAATTTGCCACAAGATGCGCCCAGCGTTTGGGGGCCACTCTATGATGCCAATGTTGACTTGATTAACACTGACAATCTCACTGGTTTATCTGAATATATTCAATCGCGTCAAAGGCAATCAGTACCAGAACCATCAATGACTGTTGCACTCTTGGGTGTATTAAGCACATCATTACTGCTGAAGCGAAAATTGCAGTCTAAGTCAAAACTGCTAGGATAA
- a CDS encoding NUDIX hydrolase, with translation MTYRNPAPTVDIIIELVDRPHRPIVLIERHNPPLGWAIPGGFVDYGEAVEVAAKREAEEEISLQVELVEQFLVYSDPSRDPRQHTISIVFLATAMGEPKAGDDAKNVGIFESWRMPSNLCFDHDRILQDYWQYQHYGIRPRLG, from the coding sequence ATGACTTACCGAAATCCTGCACCGACGGTTGATATCATCATTGAATTAGTGGATCGACCACATCGGCCAATAGTGTTAATTGAGAGACATAATCCACCACTGGGTTGGGCAATTCCCGGTGGTTTTGTCGATTATGGTGAAGCTGTAGAAGTGGCGGCGAAGCGCGAAGCTGAAGAAGAAATAAGTTTACAGGTGGAGTTAGTTGAGCAATTTTTGGTATATTCCGATCCTAGTCGTGATCCCCGCCAACATACAATCAGCATTGTATTCTTAGCGACGGCGATGGGAGAACCAAAGGCTGGGGATGATGCTAAAAATGTCGGAATTTTCGAGTCTTGGCGTATGCCTAGTAATTTATGTTTTGACCACGATCGCATTTTGCAAGATTATTGGCAGTATCAACATTATGGGATACGTCCGCGATTAGGTTAA
- the malQ gene encoding 4-alpha-glucanotransferase yields MPFNRSSGILLHPTSFPSRFGIGDLGLEAYKFIDFLEKSYQQYWQVLPLGPTGYGNSPYMCYSAMAGNPLLISPEQFIDQGLLTEADFANLPGFPGDKVDFEQVATIKIDLLKKACNNFRTQASPIQQKEFAGFCESKAYWLDNYALFMALKDYHNNASWYTWEPELAKREPEALDQIQRQLTEEIFYYKFTQYEFFRQWSNVKSYANMRGIEIIGDIPIYVSHDSADVWANPEIFCLDEETGAAAQMAGVPPDYFSATGQLWGNPVYHWEQLQKQDFKWWVQRFEAMLDYVDIIRIDHFRGFEAFWAVKQGEETAMNGEWIEAPGEELFDTIRQKLGKLPVLAEDLGVITPEVEALRDKYEFPGMKVLQFAFGSDPSNPFLPFNYSRNAVVYTGTHDNDTTVGWFNTASDWEKQNLLLYLGCVSPEGIHWDLIRLALSSIANQAIIPLQDILGLGNEARMNFPSVAEGNWEWRYQSEALTEELGDRLKMLTKLCGRAPEGN; encoded by the coding sequence ATGCCTTTCAACAGATCCAGCGGCATTTTGCTACATCCTACCTCGTTTCCTAGTCGATTTGGCATTGGAGATTTAGGTTTAGAAGCCTATAAATTTATTGATTTTCTCGAAAAGAGTTATCAACAATATTGGCAAGTTTTACCCTTAGGCCCCACTGGTTACGGTAATTCTCCATATATGTGTTACTCAGCGATGGCAGGAAATCCCTTGCTGATTAGTCCAGAACAATTTATAGATCAAGGTTTGCTAACTGAAGCAGACTTTGCTAATTTACCAGGATTTCCAGGAGATAAAGTAGATTTTGAGCAAGTTGCAACCATTAAAATTGATCTCTTAAAAAAAGCTTGTAATAACTTTAGAACCCAAGCATCTCCCATTCAACAAAAGGAATTTGCCGGTTTTTGTGAAAGCAAAGCTTATTGGCTAGACAATTACGCTTTATTTATGGCGTTGAAAGATTACCACAACAATGCTAGTTGGTATACCTGGGAACCAGAACTTGCTAAACGTGAACCAGAAGCCTTAGATCAAATACAACGACAGTTGACTGAAGAGATTTTTTATTACAAGTTCACCCAATATGAGTTCTTCCGGCAGTGGTCAAATGTTAAAAGCTATGCCAACATGCGCGGTATAGAAATCATTGGTGATATTCCCATCTACGTATCTCATGACAGTGCTGACGTATGGGCTAATCCTGAGATCTTTTGCTTGGATGAAGAAACGGGAGCCGCTGCACAGATGGCGGGAGTTCCCCCAGATTACTTTAGCGCCACTGGTCAATTGTGGGGCAACCCTGTTTATCACTGGGAACAGTTGCAAAAGCAAGATTTTAAATGGTGGGTACAGCGCTTTGAAGCCATGCTGGATTATGTTGATATTATTCGTATTGACCACTTCCGGGGTTTTGAAGCTTTTTGGGCTGTAAAACAAGGTGAGGAAACAGCCATGAATGGAGAATGGATTGAAGCGCCTGGAGAAGAGTTGTTTGATACGATTAGACAAAAATTAGGTAAGTTACCTGTCTTAGCCGAGGATTTGGGAGTGATTACCCCAGAGGTAGAAGCGCTGCGAGACAAGTATGAATTTCCAGGGATGAAAGTTTTGCAGTTTGCCTTCGGTTCTGATCCCAGTAATCCATTTTTACCGTTCAACTACTCACGAAATGCGGTAGTTTACACCGGGACTCACGATAACGACACCACTGTAGGTTGGTTCAACACAGCGAGTGATTGGGAAAAGCAAAACTTATTGTTGTATTTAGGTTGTGTCAGTCCTGAAGGTATTCATTGGGATTTAATTCGCTTGGCTTTAAGTTCTATAGCCAATCAAGCAATTATTCCTTTGCAGGACATTTTGGGTTTAGGAAATGAAGCACGGATGAATTTTCCTAGTGTTGCTGAAGGTAACTGGGAGTGGCGCTATCAATCAGAAGCATTGACAGAAGAATTAGGCGATCGCCTAAAAATGCTCACCAAACTCTGTGGACGCGCCCCGGAAGGAAATTGA